Proteins from a single region of Xyrauchen texanus isolate HMW12.3.18 chromosome 7, RBS_HiC_50CHRs, whole genome shotgun sequence:
- the trim107 gene encoding E3 ubiquitin-protein ligase TRIM39, with protein MAQASSEGYLESELTCPICLHLFVDPVTLPCGHSFCLTCLETPESDKSSGSDQELCCPVCGEQHLSPETLPRNVKLKTIVENYKDNYELKVSSEVQSSVEDKIVNHNDEPSSGHYVEREDGTNNEEDIYLADESLSADFGKDNLLETEGSERRSRLLPIVTSLQEKLTLVDDLMSKEKDREAAVKETHTDLRKEIGSILEEMAELVKTYSVAGMKLLEVALKPREDAAQNRVHKISDLQKQIRMAEVKINALMGEEDASCFSDGVKEIESQFSNLNVEPLEDFPSDMELYTNLKKVCMEIELHNTQLRLGLGSAQRALRVVLNPSEVTFDPDTIHPNLVLSEDLKTVSFSVAKQPYPASSQRFTSFFQALSSQNFSRGEHLWSLRAEGCSWVMAVCYGGLPCSGSGSGLESSTGSWCLVYCDNLLRAYEKGKDIPLRRTPSLKRVEIRLSFSHGTLAFYSVSDVSGEKTELHTFKVNFTKPLYLGVRMMSGQPKAHITVS; from the coding sequence ATGGCACAGGCATCTTCTGAGGGCTATTTAGAGTCAGAGCTCACCTGCCCCATCTGTCTCCATCTATTCGTTGACCCGGTCACTCTTCCTTGTGGTCacagtttctgtctgacttgtcTGGAAACACCTGAAAGTGATAAAAGTTCTGGATCTGATCAAGAACTTTGCTGTCCAGTGTGTGGAGAGCAACATCTCAGCCCAGAGACCCTACCGAGAAATGTCAAACTCAAAACAATTGTTGAGAACTACAAGGACAACTATGAACTTAAAGTCAGTAGTGAAGTTCAATCAAGTGTAGAAGACAAGATCGTCAACCATAATGATGAACCGTCTTCAGGACACTATGTTGAGAGAGAGGATGGAACAAACAATGAAGAAGATATCTACTTGGCTGATGAATCTTTGTCAGCAGATTTTGGTAAGGACAATCTTTTGGAGACTGAAGGAAGTGAACGCAGGTCTAGATTACTTCCCATCGTGACTAGTCTCCAAGAAAAGCTTACTCTAGTGGATGATCTGATGTCTAAAGAGAAGGACAGAGAGGCTGCAGTCAAGGAGACACATACTGATCTGAGAAAGGAGATTGGCAGCATACTGGAGGAAATGGCAGAGCTAGTTAAGACCTACAGCGTTGCTGGTATGAAGCTTCTTGAGGTTGCGTTGAAGCCCAGAGAAGATGCTGCACAAAATAGAGTGCATAAAATCTCAGACCTCCAAAAGCAGATTAGGATGGCTGAAGTCAAGATAAATGCTCTGATGGGTGAGGAAGATGCCTCGTGTTTTAGTGATGGAGTCAAAGAAATTGAATCCCAATTTTCCAACTTGAATGTGGAGCCTCTAGAGGATTTTCCAAGTGATATGGAATTATACACCAATTTGAAAAAAGTCTGTATGGAAATTGAGCTCCATAATACCCAACTCCGTCTTGGGCTTGGATCTGCTCAGCGAGCTTTACGTGTTGTTCTCAACCCTTCGGAGGTGACGTTTGACCCTGACACCATCCACCCCAACCTGGTCTTGTCTGAAGATCTTAAAACAGTATCTTTTAGTGTTGCAAAGCAGCCCTATCCAGCCAGTTCCCAAAGGTTTACTAGCTTCTTCCAAGCTCTGAGCTCCCAGAACTTCTCCAGAGGAGAGCATCTCTGGAGCTTGCGAGCTGAGGGTTGCTCCTGGGTTATGGCTGTGTGTTATGGAGGACTTCCCTGTTCTGGTTCTGGAAGTGGTCTGGAGAGCAGTACTGGATCCTGGTGCCTCGTGTACTGTGATAACCTGCTGAGGGCCTATGAAAAAGGAAAGGACATACCACTTAGACGCACACCATCTCTGAAGAGAGTGGAGATACGCCTTAGCTTTAGTCATGGTACTCTAGCATTTTATAGTGTTAGTGATGTAAGTGGGGAAAAAACTGAACTGCACACCTTTAAAGTGAACTTCACAAAGCCTTTGTATCTGGGTGTTCGGATGATGTCTGGGCAACCCAAAGCACACATAACAGTGAGCTAG